The Plasmodium yoelii strain 17X genome assembly, chromosome: 14 DNA segment CATACGAAAAAAATACTAggagaaaataatatgatgaATAATAAgacattaatttataaaagtgatttttataataataacaaaatgaGTCGaaattataacaataatataatagatcaaaatatacattttcCAAATTATACAGAAacaaaaatgaacaaaagaAAGATTcaagataatgaaaaaaagatTACATTGAGTACAAACACATCTAAACTTAATGTTAATCTTtttgattttataaaaaaaaaaaatatattatatgaagaaaaaaataaaattgaaaattatataccaGAACATTTAATTATTGTAAATAGTCTCGATTCTGATATGGAAggaataatattattaacaaatgaTGGTGATTTtgcaaataaattaaaagatataaataataatatattgacaacttatttaataaaaactCAAGAAGAATTaactaatgaaaaaattgaaCTATTAAGAAAAGGTTGCACAATAGGTGATATAATTATTCGTCCTttagaattaaaaataataaaaccaaattttttatataaatggcTTAAATTAACATATGTAGAAAAATCACAAACACATTTAAATTTacttttttcaaaatataatatgacTATAAGAAAATGTAAAAGATATTCTTTTGGTCCATATAAATCTTCTGATTTGTCAGGAAATTTTCTGACCCCATTAAAAATACATTCAACTATTAATCATCTTATACCAAGGtatgaatataaattaacTTTATCACATCCTACTGGTAATATTTTAATGGATTCTCATCAAAAATGTATCAAAATCAAAGATTATTTAAATGATTCTGTTATACGAGAATAACTTATTTAttatacacaaaaaaatgtg contains these protein-coding regions:
- a CDS encoding RNA pseudouridylate synthase, putative, whose translation is MFPSVQLKKTIFLRLSKILSLSSVVSRNKAQELIRSGNVKVDNQIVKQNTVIDVNSKIEVNGCEINVDITTKLWGIYKPKHVFCNTDQNYIYEEKKLINPQKKDILLNDGNDKLQISSEHTKKILGENNMMNNKTLIYKSDFYNNNKMSRNYNNNIIDQNIHFPNYTETKMNKRKIQDNEKKITLSTNTSKLNVNLFDFIKKKNILYEEKNKIENYIPEHLIIVNSLDSDMEGIILLTNDGDFANKLKDINNNILTTYLIKTQEELTNEKIELLRKGCTIGDIIIRPLELKIIKPNFLYKWLKLTYVEKSQTHLNLLFSKYNMTIRKCKRYSFGPYKSSDLSGNFLTPLKIHSTINHLIPRYEYKLTLSHPTGNILMDSHQKCIKIKDYLNDSVIRE